From Deinococcus seoulensis, a single genomic window includes:
- a CDS encoding DUF1156 domain-containing protein, with translation KLSMLIVYQSTLSSLESRKSLEESSTEERRKDSSLAESYEGPADWASWMMINDHLGTNAFSLRELVEELGVRRFGQRMRVGDVFCGGGSVPFEAARLGCDTYASDLNPVAGLLTWSNQALLCAEPADRRRIEADQQWVYAEADCQVTEWGIEHDERGRRADAYLWCNEVMDPETGYRVPLSATWVISARDRVVAELVPDEANRRYEIRVVQNATPEQLLRAKQGTVVDQALVPPGTPECPQPQRTLLSRLRERHDHGRGLRKWEKNDLTPAPEDFLQERLYCVRWSEDVLVGRRWKSQRSYEAATAADLDREARCLALLRERLPDWRARGLIPEDPIHVVDRRQVRLPETRGWTHWHHLFTPRQLLISGLLAEVTEASSSAKELLGFAGKVADRGSKFCLWSRVTDTPTSTFTSHVMAPIYNWSARGLRLYRSLQLPTSSMPSVGLNVDLRDARAADQVCSVWLTDPPYADAIQYEHLSEFYLAWSGHRLTRHFPDWYADPKRALALQGKGAEFHAAMIEVYSNLARLMPENGLQVVMFTHRDARLWADLGMIMWASGLKVTAAWTVATETEGRATGASAVQSTVLLVLRRRGPEVDLLFEDEILSLMETEVARQLADMRALEEAGLHWDAADLQLATYAAALRVITSHDIEGIDPQRELLKVRVKGEQSPVHRLIEQASQIASRDLMPPNLNAALWRELGAHERFYLKGLEAETRRDSRSGVYQELSRGLAANAWQELVSERRGQAVRLMTATEMGQRGLQTGPLAGTLLRHVLMAVKLTRQHEQPDRGVAWLHKELQRFDTQRARALELIEFLSRQTSPHWAADAGAARLLRGALMNGES, from the coding sequence TAAGCTCAGCATGCTGATAGTTTATCAGAGCACCCTCAGCTCCCTGGAATCCAGGAAGAGCCTTGAGGAAAGTTCAACCGAGGAGCGGCGAAAGGATTCCAGTCTGGCGGAAAGTTACGAAGGGCCGGCCGACTGGGCCAGTTGGATGATGATCAACGACCACCTGGGAACGAACGCGTTCAGCTTGCGGGAACTGGTGGAGGAACTCGGCGTCCGGCGCTTCGGGCAGCGGATGCGGGTCGGAGACGTGTTCTGTGGAGGTGGGTCCGTGCCGTTCGAGGCGGCGCGACTGGGGTGCGACACGTACGCCAGTGACTTGAATCCAGTGGCGGGTCTGCTCACGTGGAGTAATCAGGCCTTGCTGTGCGCGGAACCGGCGGATCGCCGGCGGATTGAGGCGGATCAGCAGTGGGTGTACGCCGAGGCGGACTGTCAGGTGACCGAGTGGGGCATCGAGCACGACGAGCGGGGCCGGCGGGCGGACGCGTACCTGTGGTGTAACGAGGTTATGGATCCGGAAACGGGGTACCGGGTGCCCCTATCAGCCACCTGGGTCATTTCGGCGCGGGACCGCGTGGTGGCCGAACTGGTCCCGGACGAGGCGAACAGGCGCTACGAGATCCGGGTGGTTCAGAACGCCACCCCGGAACAACTTCTGCGTGCGAAGCAGGGCACTGTGGTAGATCAGGCGCTCGTACCACCCGGTACGCCGGAGTGCCCGCAGCCGCAGCGGACGCTGCTCTCACGGCTACGTGAGCGGCATGATCATGGGCGGGGCCTCCGGAAGTGGGAGAAGAATGACCTGACGCCTGCCCCGGAGGACTTCCTTCAAGAGCGGCTGTACTGCGTGCGCTGGAGCGAGGACGTGCTCGTTGGACGCCGCTGGAAGAGCCAGCGGAGCTACGAGGCGGCGACGGCCGCCGACCTCGACCGCGAAGCGCGGTGTCTGGCGTTACTGCGGGAACGGCTGCCCGACTGGCGAGCCAGGGGACTGATTCCAGAGGACCCGATCCATGTGGTGGATCGCCGGCAGGTCCGCCTGCCGGAAACGCGGGGCTGGACGCACTGGCACCACCTGTTCACACCGAGACAACTGCTGATCAGTGGCCTGCTGGCCGAGGTGACGGAAGCCAGCAGCTCCGCGAAGGAACTGCTTGGCTTCGCGGGCAAGGTCGCGGACCGGGGGTCGAAGTTCTGCCTGTGGAGTCGCGTGACGGACACGCCGACCAGTACCTTCACGTCTCACGTAATGGCACCCATCTACAACTGGAGTGCGCGGGGACTGCGGCTGTACCGCAGTCTGCAACTCCCCACCTCGTCCATGCCTTCCGTTGGACTGAACGTGGATCTGCGTGACGCCCGGGCGGCGGATCAGGTCTGCTCGGTGTGGTTAACGGATCCCCCTTACGCGGACGCCATTCAGTACGAGCACCTCAGTGAGTTCTACCTGGCATGGTCCGGTCATCGGCTGACACGCCACTTCCCGGACTGGTATGCCGACCCGAAACGTGCGCTGGCTCTTCAGGGGAAAGGCGCTGAATTCCACGCGGCTATGATCGAGGTGTACTCGAACCTGGCGCGCTTGATGCCGGAAAACGGACTTCAGGTGGTCATGTTCACGCACCGTGACGCGCGGCTCTGGGCAGATCTGGGCATGATCATGTGGGCGTCCGGCCTCAAGGTCACGGCCGCGTGGACGGTCGCCACGGAAACCGAGGGTCGCGCGACCGGCGCGAGCGCCGTGCAGAGCACGGTCCTGCTGGTGTTGCGGCGGCGCGGCCCGGAGGTCGACCTTCTCTTCGAGGACGAGATCCTATCCCTGATGGAAACGGAAGTGGCGCGGCAACTGGCCGACATGCGCGCCCTGGAGGAAGCCGGGCTTCACTGGGACGCCGCTGACCTGCAACTCGCCACCTACGCGGCCGCGCTGCGCGTGATCACCTCGCACGACATTGAAGGAATCGACCCGCAGCGTGAACTGCTCAAAGTACGCGTCAAGGGCGAGCAGTCTCCTGTGCACCGCCTGATCGAACAGGCCTCGCAGATCGCCAGCCGTGACCTCATGCCGCCGAATCTGAACGCCGCGCTGTGGCGCGAACTGGGCGCACACGAACGCTTCTACCTCAAGGGCCTGGAAGCCGAAACCCGCCGTGACTCCCGAAGCGGCGTGTACCAGGAACTGTCCAGAGGTCTGGCCGCCAACGCCTGGCAGGAACTCGTCAGTGAGAGACGCGGACAGGCCGTTCGGCTGATGACCGCGACTGAGATGGGTCAGCGCGGCCTTCAGACCGGACCGCTGGCCGGCACGCTCCTACGTCACGTCCTCATGGCAGTGAAACTCACCCGGCAGCACGAACAACCGGACCGGGGCGTCGCCTGGCTTCATAAAGAGCTGCAGCGGTTCGACACGCAGCGCGCCAGAGCACTGGAACTGATCGAATTTCTCAGCCGGCAGACGTCCCCGCACTGGGCAGCGGACGCCGGAGCGGCCCGCCTGCTGCGCGGCGCCCTCATGAATGGTGAATCCTGA